In a genomic window of Branchiostoma lanceolatum isolate klBraLanc5 chromosome 12, klBraLanc5.hap2, whole genome shotgun sequence:
- the LOC136445841 gene encoding centrosomal protein of 70 kDa-like gives METPWNEVNQLLKEHGLPVIVPVQPGHGALSNSKDVTVLDSATALSLRDSLQSLMQDCDRRQVLIQDLILTNNQLKEKVGRTTAAEPSQQLHQLQQQLKESQAMAKTLDREKTEKEHQHRSEVQLLQDRQVLLDRKCRGLETTVQEQRQRIHRMKAKIKLAVQEEEKRLQTQAGQHEEPQQQTTSTPGVWEEREEDVTADILSTDYPNFDATVNYKALLKSYEAQLEEKQKHVEQVTAENRQLQVQIEQLQEELNTRPQKKELQYVQHRLTKAEKVLAQNNLSLSNRRSRHNMDDSRSLSTEVSHIPNLPIDVCRQWLEAFASRLKVDDLQEGLRHIRALENTADRVSGLEKFADEVKSIVEDKRAPQRQTGHSHAAWCEKSYRNVLPKLKLWLYSLAGMKHLQDSVAQLAGQVVPWDPSFQAVPEGKVFPSTTDIARSIDDITKKVKQAPHVKGAGGTPSAEVLQTMVGHFQKLFDVPKLNGVYVRMNQVYSRLGEMQNMMNSLREALKLDKSASCQTVVDRVVDVCEAHSSTTAQQLYSLLHTSSLDSVLDRLQQYDKFFPAFHHLVQQLQDILEIDNMEHIVPAVRALKLLS, from the exons ATGGAG ACCCCATGGAATGAGGTGAACCAGCTGCTGAAGGAACATGGCCTTCCTGTCATAGTTCCTGTTCAGCCTGGGCATGGGGCACTGTCTAACTCTAAAG ATGTGACAGTGCTTGACAGTGCCACAGCTCTGTCACTACGGGACAGCCTACAGAGCCTGATGCAAGACTGTGACCGACGTCAGGTGCTCATCCAGGACCTCATCCTGACTAACAACCAGCTCAA AGAGAAGGTTGGCAGGACAACAGCAGCAGAACCATCACAACAACTGCACCAGCTTCAACAACAACTCAAGGAGTCTCAGGCTATGGCTAAG ACTCTAGACAGAGAAAAGACAGAGAAGGAACATCAGCACAGAAGTGAGGTACAGCTTCTACAGGACAGACAGGTGTTGTTAGACCGAAAGTGTCGTGGGCTGGAGACTACAGTACAGGAGCAGCGCCAGCGCATACACAGGATGAAGGCCAAGATCAAACTAGCAGTACAGGAG GAGGAAAAGAGACTACAGACTCAGGCAGGACAACATGAGGAGCCTCAACAACAAACTACAAGCACACCTGGTGTTTGGGAAGAAAG GGAAGAGGATGTGACTGCAGATATCCTCAGTACTGACTACCCCAACTTTGATGCCACTGTTAACTACAAGGCTCTACTCAAG TCTTATGAGGCTCAGCTGGAAGAGAAGCAGAAGCATGTGGAACAGGTGACAGCAGAGAACAGGCAGCTACAGGTGCAGATTGAACAGCTACAGGAGGAACTAAACACCAG ACCACAGAAGAAAGAGCTACAGTATGTACAGCACAGACTGACCAAGGCAGAAAAAGTTCTGGCTCAAAACAACCTCAG CTTGTCCAACAGAAGAAGCAGACATAACATGGATGACTCTAGAAGTCTCAGTACTGAAGTGTCCCACATTCCGAACCTGCCTATAGATGTCTGCAGACAATGGCTGGAG GCATTTGCCAGCCGACTTAAAGTAGATGACCTTCAGGAGGGTTTGAGGCACATCCGTGCCCTTGAGAATACAGCAGACAGAGTGAGTGGGTTGGAGAAG TTTGCAGATGAGGTGAAGTCTATTGTAGAAGACAAGCGAGCACCTCAGAGACAGACAGGACACAGCCATGCCGCCTGGTGTGAGAAGTCCTACAGAAATGTTCTACCAAAACTCAAGCTCTGGTTATACAGTCTGGCTGGCATGAAG CATCTTCAAGATTCTGTGGCCCAGTTGGCAGGACAGGTGGTTCCTTGGGACCCATCCTTCCAGGCTGTGCCAGAGGGAAAGGTTTTTCCCAGCACCACTGACATTGCAAGGAGCATTGACGACATCACAAAGAAAGTCAAACAGGCACCACACGTCAAG gGCGCAGGGGGAACTCCCAGTGCTGAGGTGCTACAGACGATGGTGGGACATTTCCAGAAGCTGTTTGATGTGCCAAAACTGAACGGGGTTTACGTCAGGATGAACCAAGTGTACAGCAGGCTGGGGGAGATGCAGAACATGATGAACTCTCTCAGGGAGGCTTTGAAGCTTG ACAAGAGTGCCAGTTGCCAGACGGTTGTGGACAGAGTTGTGGATGTGTGTGAGGCCCACAGCAGCACCACAGCCCAACAGTTGTACAGTCTGCTGCACACCAGCAGTCTGGACAg tgttttaGATCGCCTGCAACAGTATGATAAGTTCTTCCCAGCGTTCCACCACCTTGTTCAACAGCTGCAAGACATCTTGG AAATTGACAACATGGAGCACATAGTTCCAGCTGTGAGGGCCCTGAAGCTCCTGTCATAA
- the LOC136446011 gene encoding FAST kinase domain-containing protein 4-like isoform X2 produces MATRLLRILHLRHQALSLWKGTTVSVWTGYVNRTLLLRRLPSSTVSVVNSQHTDVESGVTVVTTEGSEATDLETQRFTLETRLRNAQSPEDVWKEVNEEGMTGDNAVLAIAKLHGFTQTMKEEGVTNDVILQDPNFLVLCNVANNSVAKLFTGSVLTMLRNLLLIGMNPESKIIKSLETEIRWRMRRLNMYHLCFLAQFPMHGDSTTESQKELMSEVLRNLDMRWTELREPRSVVQLMVSVGHLSTGLMEKLEDKVLEMAEQLSQEETARVLQVLANRGRRTVPLLRALAYHLSRRQFRLDIDVATTVAYAFANLNFPNTAVLQKMSAELVEQVPQLKPPTLISFAKSYSYLKWHHQPLMDTMATYVITNLKFLSEEQVANFLLAFGRLNFTPSSADEFFDQVLPYVTEGLSSLPKWMQLDLVWSLAILGRLTPTLVAKVLTPSFYMALTGLSFKAQSALLKILHIHTTVQQELTSYSGPLLTAEFCHPSKIHVSPGKNNKAALPVVDTVATVVGGLHKLRSEVVTPYGWTIDCEFVLDKDNRGLTVHEYQADHIPGDQSELIALQDGSHRFAVLVWEYGNYCHQSKKLLGRFAMCRRHLQAANFTLLEVPFYEWKELKSEFQRVEYIKDKIRKAIAEEAVNVL; encoded by the exons atggcaacccgaTTACTTCGCATACTCCACCTAAGACATCAAGCGTTGTCTCTCTGGAAAGGCACGACAGTCTCTGTATGGACAGGTTATGTGAATAGGACTCTTTTGTTGAGAAGATTACCCAGTAGCACAGTATCTGTGGTCAACAGTCAACACACAGATGTAGAAAGTGGTGTTACAGTAGTGACAACTGAAGGCTCGGAAGCTACAGACTTGGAAACTCAAAGGTTCACCTTGGAGACAAGGTTAAGAAATGCGCAGAGTCCAGAAGACGTCTGGAAGGAAGTGAACGAGGAAGGCATGACCGGAGACAACGCAGTTCTCGCGATCGCCAAGTTGCACGGCTTTACGCAAACCATGAAGGAGGAGGGAGTCACGAACGACGTGATTCTCCAAGACCCAAATTTCCTTGTCCTGTGTAACGTCGCCAACAATAGCGTGGCCAAGCTGTTCACTGGCAGCGTCCTTACGATGCTCAGGAACTTGCTGCTAATTGGTATGAACCCTGAGAGCAAGATTATCAAATCCCTGGAAACTGAAATCCGATGGCGCATGCGGCGGCTGAACATGTACCATCTCTGCTTTCTCGCGCAGTTCCCAATGCACGGCGATTCCACCACGGAGAGCCAGAAAGAGCTCATGAGCGAGGTGTTGCGGAATCTGGACATGCGCTGGACAGAACTTCGCGAGCCACGATCTGTAGTACAGCTGATGGTAAGCGTCGGTCATCTATCTACAGGCCTGATGGAGAAGCTAGAAGACAAAGTATTGGAGATGGCGGAACAACTATCGCAAGAGGAGACCGCAAGAGTGCTGCAGGTCCTAGCCAATCGCGGCAGGCGGACAGTACCTCTACTCCGTGCTCTAGCCTACCATCTGTCCCGCCGACAGTTTCGCCTCGACATCGACGTCGCCACCACTGTCGCGTATGCATTCGCCAACCTGAACTTCCCGAACACGGCTGTTCTGCAGAAGATGTCGGCGGAACTGGTTGAGCAGGTGCCCCAGCTGAAACCCCCCACCCTCATCAGCTTTGCGAAGTCCTACTCCTACCTAAAGTGGCACCACCAGCCGCTCATGGACACCATGGCTACTTATGTCATAACAAACCTGAAGTTTCTCTCAGAAGAACAG GTGGCAAATTTCCTGCTGGCATTTGGGAGGCTGAACTTTACTCCAAGCAGTGCAGATGAGTTCTTTGATCAG GTCCTGCCCTATGTGACAGAGGGCCTGTCCTCCCTGCCCAAGTGGATGCAGCTGGACCTGGTCTGGTCACTGGCCATCCTGGGCAGACTGACCCCCACACTGGTGGCCAAAGTACTGACCCCATCCTTCTACATGGCGCTGACAG GTCTGTCCTTCAAGGCTCAGTCCGCCCTCCTGAAGATTCTCCACATCCACACCACTGTCCAGCAGGAACTGACCAGTTACTCCGGCCCCTTGCTGACCGCCGAGTTCTGCCACCCCAGTAAGATTCACGTGAGTCCAGGGAAGAACAACAAGGCGGCGTTACCTGTAGTGGACACCGTAGCCACTGTGGTGGGGGGTCTGCACAAGCTACGGTCTGAAGTCGTCACGCCGTACGGGTGGACCATTG ATTGTGAATTTGTGCTGGACAAAGATAACCGTGGCCTGACCGTGCACGAGTACCAGGCTGACCACATCCCTGGGGACCAATCAGAATTGATAGCACTACAAGACGGAAGCCACAG GTTTGCTGTGCTGGTGTGGGAGTATGGGAACTACTGCCATCAGAGTAAGAAGCTGCTGGGCAGGTTTGCCATGTGCAGACGACATCTACAGGCTGCCAACTTTACCTTACTGGAG GTACCATTTTACGAATGGAAAGAGCTGAAATCAGAGTTCCAGCGGGTAGAGTATATCAAGGACAAGATACGGAAGGCTATAGCTGAGGAGGCCGTCAATGTATTATAG
- the LOC136446011 gene encoding FAST kinase domain-containing protein 4-like isoform X1, with amino-acid sequence MATRLLRILHLRHQALSLWKGTTVSVWTGYVNRTLLLRRLPSSTVSVVNSQHTDVESGVTVVTTEGSEATDLETQRFTLETRLRNAQSPEDVWKEVNEEGMTGDNAVLAIAKLHGFTQTMKEEGVTNDVILQDPNFLVLCNVANNSVAKLFTGSVLTMLRNLLLIGMNPESKIIKSLETEIRWRMRRLNMYHLCFLAQFPMHGDSTTESQKELMSEVLRNLDMRWTELREPRSVVQLMVSVGHLSTGLMEKLEDKVLEMAEQLSQEETARVLQVLANRGRRTVPLLRALAYHLSRRQFRLDIDVATTVAYAFANLNFPNTAVLQKMSAELVEQVPQLKPPTLISFAKSYSYLKWHHQPLMDTMATYVITNLKFLSEEQVANFLLAFGRLNFTPSSADEFFDQVLPYVTEGLSSLPKWMQLDLVWSLAILGRLTPTLVAKVLTPSFYMALTEGLSFKAQSALLKILHIHTTVQQELTSYSGPLLTAEFCHPSKIHVSPGKNNKAALPVVDTVATVVGGLHKLRSEVVTPYGWTIDCEFVLDKDNRGLTVHEYQADHIPGDQSELIALQDGSHRFAVLVWEYGNYCHQSKKLLGRFAMCRRHLQAANFTLLEVPFYEWKELKSEFQRVEYIKDKIRKAIAEEAVNVL; translated from the exons atggcaacccgaTTACTTCGCATACTCCACCTAAGACATCAAGCGTTGTCTCTCTGGAAAGGCACGACAGTCTCTGTATGGACAGGTTATGTGAATAGGACTCTTTTGTTGAGAAGATTACCCAGTAGCACAGTATCTGTGGTCAACAGTCAACACACAGATGTAGAAAGTGGTGTTACAGTAGTGACAACTGAAGGCTCGGAAGCTACAGACTTGGAAACTCAAAGGTTCACCTTGGAGACAAGGTTAAGAAATGCGCAGAGTCCAGAAGACGTCTGGAAGGAAGTGAACGAGGAAGGCATGACCGGAGACAACGCAGTTCTCGCGATCGCCAAGTTGCACGGCTTTACGCAAACCATGAAGGAGGAGGGAGTCACGAACGACGTGATTCTCCAAGACCCAAATTTCCTTGTCCTGTGTAACGTCGCCAACAATAGCGTGGCCAAGCTGTTCACTGGCAGCGTCCTTACGATGCTCAGGAACTTGCTGCTAATTGGTATGAACCCTGAGAGCAAGATTATCAAATCCCTGGAAACTGAAATCCGATGGCGCATGCGGCGGCTGAACATGTACCATCTCTGCTTTCTCGCGCAGTTCCCAATGCACGGCGATTCCACCACGGAGAGCCAGAAAGAGCTCATGAGCGAGGTGTTGCGGAATCTGGACATGCGCTGGACAGAACTTCGCGAGCCACGATCTGTAGTACAGCTGATGGTAAGCGTCGGTCATCTATCTACAGGCCTGATGGAGAAGCTAGAAGACAAAGTATTGGAGATGGCGGAACAACTATCGCAAGAGGAGACCGCAAGAGTGCTGCAGGTCCTAGCCAATCGCGGCAGGCGGACAGTACCTCTACTCCGTGCTCTAGCCTACCATCTGTCCCGCCGACAGTTTCGCCTCGACATCGACGTCGCCACCACTGTCGCGTATGCATTCGCCAACCTGAACTTCCCGAACACGGCTGTTCTGCAGAAGATGTCGGCGGAACTGGTTGAGCAGGTGCCCCAGCTGAAACCCCCCACCCTCATCAGCTTTGCGAAGTCCTACTCCTACCTAAAGTGGCACCACCAGCCGCTCATGGACACCATGGCTACTTATGTCATAACAAACCTGAAGTTTCTCTCAGAAGAACAG GTGGCAAATTTCCTGCTGGCATTTGGGAGGCTGAACTTTACTCCAAGCAGTGCAGATGAGTTCTTTGATCAG GTCCTGCCCTATGTGACAGAGGGCCTGTCCTCCCTGCCCAAGTGGATGCAGCTGGACCTGGTCTGGTCACTGGCCATCCTGGGCAGACTGACCCCCACACTGGTGGCCAAAGTACTGACCCCATCCTTCTACATGGCGCTGACAG AAGGTCTGTCCTTCAAGGCTCAGTCCGCCCTCCTGAAGATTCTCCACATCCACACCACTGTCCAGCAGGAACTGACCAGTTACTCCGGCCCCTTGCTGACCGCCGAGTTCTGCCACCCCAGTAAGATTCACGTGAGTCCAGGGAAGAACAACAAGGCGGCGTTACCTGTAGTGGACACCGTAGCCACTGTGGTGGGGGGTCTGCACAAGCTACGGTCTGAAGTCGTCACGCCGTACGGGTGGACCATTG ATTGTGAATTTGTGCTGGACAAAGATAACCGTGGCCTGACCGTGCACGAGTACCAGGCTGACCACATCCCTGGGGACCAATCAGAATTGATAGCACTACAAGACGGAAGCCACAG GTTTGCTGTGCTGGTGTGGGAGTATGGGAACTACTGCCATCAGAGTAAGAAGCTGCTGGGCAGGTTTGCCATGTGCAGACGACATCTACAGGCTGCCAACTTTACCTTACTGGAG GTACCATTTTACGAATGGAAAGAGCTGAAATCAGAGTTCCAGCGGGTAGAGTATATCAAGGACAAGATACGGAAGGCTATAGCTGAGGAGGCCGTCAATGTATTATAG
- the LOC136445772 gene encoding uncharacterized protein: MASIGVRRYPREFLKSLRSMITPIDAHAKKSLLANGLLRRCRPRGKKADLPTEATSIEGYSSFRRDRPDKRGGGVAVYVKNYITAKPVDLAVPSELECVWVHLRPPWLPREITSIALCGVYNPPASPNEDALLDHLSESMDLLRNSHPDIGLLVLGDLNRLDFSHLCRSHSLEQVVDIPTRGNAVLDQIMTNIGGFYRSPSVAPPVGNSDHNCVLLFGERRKPPNYTCKKVVRPMRDSDLRAFGSWITSHNWDEVLQETNTQAKSTTFYTTLNQAIEKFLPAKTVRTHCRDKPWITPMIKSLISKRQRAFKKGDTCAWKHLRNKIACEISTAKNKHYHDNIKHLKSADPRKWYQNIKQMANLCSDPTDIEVPGVDQTCTETVANAINRHLASASQQLPPLSLADLPSFLPAPGPPPRVSVWEMYHRLRRVKLGKASGVDGISARLVREFAFELSTPVSDIFNSSLQEGTVPSVWKMADVVPVPKEKPPRLEKLRPISLTPIFAKVCEGFVTEWCLSDILPTIDPRQYGSLKGKSTTHYLTSLTHHLASTTDKPGYCNTLVLTDFTRAFDRVHHLTAVAKLLDLGVRRSIIPWVCAFLSNRQQRVKYQQVLSEWETLTCGVPQGTKLGPLVFLTLINDASPVSEDSAEAWKYVDDMSLSEARPVTHDSTLQTDVDSLVRWTEDNHMQLNPSKCMVMLICFTRNPPPPPVLTIKSSTLQVVQFAKILGVIFQANLKWDAHVNMMVA; the protein is encoded by the exons ATGGCGTCCATCGGAGTTCGTCGCTACCCCAGGGAATTCCTCAAGAGTCTACGATCCATGATCACCCCGATTGACGCACACGCCAAGAAGTCCTTGCTTGCCAACGGATTGCTCCGACGATGCAGACCCCGGGGAAAGAAGGCAG ATCTACCAACAGAGGCTACATCTATCGAGGGCTACAGTTCATTCCGCAGGGACCGTCCCGACAAGAGGGGTGGAGGCGTAGCTGTTTACGTGAAGAACTACATAACAGCGAAACCTGTCGACCTCGCAGTTCCTTCCGAACTAGAATGCGTCTGGGTCCATCTTCGTCCCCCATGGCTCCCCCGGGAGATCACGTCTATCGCTCTTTGTGGAGTGTACAACCCTCCAGCGTCACCCAATGAGGACGCGTTACTGGACCACCTGTCAGAGTCCATGGATTTACTTCGGAATTCCCACCCAGACATCGGCTTGTTGGTGCTCGGTGACCTGAACCGTTTAGATTTCAGCCACCTTTGCCGCAGCCATTCTCTAGAACAAGTGGTGGATATACCTACTCGTGGCAACGCAGTCTTGGACCAGATTATGACGAACATAGGGGGTTTTTACAGATCACCCTCTGTCGCTCCCCCGGTGGGTAATAGCGACCATAACTGTGTCCTTCTATTCGGAGAACGAAGAAAGCCACCCAATTACACGTGCAAGAAAGTAGTGAGACCTATGCGAGACTCTGATCTCAGGGCATTCGGGTCCTGGATTACTTCCCACAACTGGGATGAAGTCCTCCAGGAAACAAACACCCAGGCGAAGTCTACTACCTTCTACACAACCCTGAATCAGGCCATTGAAAAGTTTCTTCCGGCCAAAACAGTACGCACCCACTGTAGAGACAAGCCCTGGATCACGCCGATGATCAAATCACTGATCTCAAAACGCCAACGGGCTTTCAAGAAGGGTGACACCTGCGCTTGGAAGCATTTAAGGAACAAGATAGCATGTGAAATTTCAACTGCTAAGAACAAGCACTACCATGACAACATCAAACACCTGAAATCTGCGGATCCGAGAAAATGGTACCAGAACATCAAACAGATGGCAAACTTGTGCAGTGATCCCACAGACATTGAAGTGCCAGGCGTAGATCAGACCTGCACCGAGACTGTGGCCAACGCTATCAACCGACACCTGGCGTCAGCATCCCAACAGCTCCCTCCGTTATCTCTTGCGGATCTACCATCCTTCCTTCCCGCTCCTGGTCCTCCCCCGAGAGTCTCCGTGTGGGAGATGTACCACCGGCTCCGCAGAGTGAAACTAGGCAAGGCATCCGGGGTTGACGGTATCTCTGCGCGGTTGGTGCGAGAATTCGCGTTCGAACTGAGTACGCCAGTCAGTGACATCTTTAACTCATCTCTCCAAGAAGGGACTGTGCCCTCAGTGTGGAAGATGGCTGATGTTGTCCCCGTTCCGAAGGAGAAACCTCCACGTCTTGAAAAGCTGCGGCCGATATCCCTGACACCTATTTTCGCCAAGGTTTGTGAGGGATTTGTCACCGAATGGTGCTTAAGCGACATCCTCCCTACTATAGATCCCCGTCAGTATGGATCACTGAAGGGAAAATCCACCACGCACTATCTCACTAGCTTAACCCACCACTTGGCTAGTACAACAGACAAGCCTGGTTACTGCAACACCCTTGTCCTGACTGACTTCACACGCGCCTTTGACCGCGTGCACCACTTGACTGCAGTCGCGAAACTCCTCGACCTAGGCGTTAGGCGCTCGATAATCCCCTGGGTGTGCGCCTTTCTGTCAAACAGACAACAGCGTGTAAAATACCAGCAAGTCTTGTCAGAGTGGGAGACACTTACTTGTGGAGTTCCGCAGGGAACAAAGTTGGGACCACTTGTGTTCCTTACACTCATCAATGATGCGTCTCCGGTGAGTGAAGATTCGGCCGAGGCTTGGAAGTACGTGGATGATATGTCCCTGTCGGAGGCGAGACCCGTTACGCATGATTCCACGCTACAAACTGACGTCGATAGCCTCGTACGTTGGACTGAGGACAACCACATGCAACTCAACCCTTCCAAGTGCATGGTAATGCTGATATGCTTCACGcgaaacccccctcccccacctgtaTTGACTATTAAATCATCAACACTTCAAGTCGTACAGTTCGCTAAGATCCTGGGGGTGATCTTCCAAGCGAACCTGAAATGGGACGCCCACGTCAACATGATG GTTGCGTAA
- the LOC136445773 gene encoding uncharacterized protein: MGILKKLVILYVLSFFVDDKHEKFRTLLAHMPRKDAVGLTMVEKLPVFKTTRDSLRVYQITDRQTFITAYVQPSETGWLGTLVRCDLYKDRSRDVMITSLTDYGWKDEDTVMNVVTDADDVWRYSYLLDSCFWHRRGRHFDELAELPPPDPLTWLLQVGRNVYKTTRSFLKDAGRPMEKTTVF, translated from the exons ATGGGCATCTTGAAGAAGTTAGTGATATTGTACGtgctgtctttttttgttgatGACAAGCACGAGAAGTTCAGGACTCTGCTGGCTCACATGCCGCGGAAGGACGCTGTTGGACTCACCATGGTGGAGAAACTCCCCGTCTTCAAAACCACCCGAGACTCGCTCCGAGTGTACCAG ATCACGGACAGACAGACCTTTATCACTGCGTATGTCCAGCCGTCGGAAACCGGGTGGCTTGGCACACTGGTCCGCTGTGACTTGTACAAGGACAGGAGCCGTGACGTCATGATAACATCACTGACTGACTACGGTTGGAAGGACGAGGATACGGTCATGAATGTCGTCACCGACGCGGATGACGTATG GCGCTACAGTTATCTGTTGGACAGCTGTTTCTGGCACCGCCGGGGTCGTCACTTCGACGAGCTGGCCGAACTCCCGCCGCCAGACCCGCTCACCTGGCTGCTCCAGGTCGGGAGGAACGTCTACAAGACAACCAGGAGTTTCCTCAAGGACGCAGGCCGCCCGATGGAGAAGACGACTG tattttga